caaatttattaaaaaagaaaaactgaaatatcacatggtcataagtattcagaccctgtgctcagtattgagtagaaacacccttttgagctagtacagccatgagtcttcttgggaatgatgcaacaagtttttcacacctggatttggggatcctctgccattcttccttgcagatcctctccagttctgtcaggttggatggtgaacgttggtggacagccattttcaggtctctccagagatgctcaattgggtttaggtcagggctctggctggaccagtcaagaacggtcacagagttgttccgaagccactcctttgttattttagctgtgtgcttagggtcattgtcctgttcaaaggtgaaccttcggcccagtctgaggtcctgagcactctggaagaggttttcttccaggatatctctgtacttggcctcattcatctttccttcaattgcaaccagtcgtcctgtccctgcagctgaaaaacacccccacaacatgatgctcccaccaccatgtttcactgtagggattgtattgggcaggtgatgagcagtgcctggttttctccacacataccgcttagaattaacgccaaaaagttcaatcttggtctcatcagaccagagaatcttatttctaatagtctgggagtccttcatgtgttttttggcaaactctatgcaggctttcatgtgtcttgcactgaggagaggcttccgtcaggaCCCTCTGacataaagccccaactggtggagggctgcagtgatagttgactttgtggaactttctcccatctccctactgcatctctggagctcagccacagtgatctttgggttcttctttacctctctcaccaaggctcttctcccacgattgctcagtttggctggacggccaggtctaggaagagttctggtcgtcccaaactttttccatttgaggattatggaggccactgtgctcttaggaaccttgagtgctgcagaaattcttttgtaaccttggccagatctgtgccttgccacaattctgtctctgagctccttgggcagttccttcgacctcatgattctcatttgctctgacatgcactgtgagctgtaaggtcttatatagacaggtgtgtgcctttcctaatcaagtccaatcagtttaattaaacacagctggactccaatgaaggagcagaaccatctcaaggaggatcagaagaaatggacagcatgtgagttaaatatgagtgtcactgcaaagggtctgaatacttatgaccatgtgatatttcagtttttcttttgtaataaatttgcaaaaatttctacatttctgtttttttctgtcaagatggggtgctgagtgaacattaatgagaaataaaatgaacttttttgattttggcaaatggctgcaatgacacaaagagtgaaacatttaaaggggtctgaatactttccgtacccactgtatgcgTCCATAGGAGCTGACAATATTTCAGCATGAGAGAAAGACCAGGTTCATTCCAGGGCTGTGCTTCATTTAAGGACAcacagaaaaggagaagagTCTGAGGAACCACcagaaaataacacacatcCTAGTTCTGTGATTAGTGTGAGTGTGAGCTGACatataaacagtaaaaaaaacatagaacaGAACAGCAGGTGTGGGGGAGGTGGGGTCTGAAGTGTGCATAAATAGTCTCACCATCTATGGTGACCTTCTCGCTGCGGACCAAGTTGTTGGCATGATTGACAGCCTCACAGTAGTATATGCCACTGTGCTCTTTGGACAACTTGTGGATCTGGTAGTACGTGCTGTTCGTATTGGTGGTGTTGGTCAGCAGCGGCTGCTCGTTGCCAACACGATACCACTTAAAGGTGACTGGTGGTGTGCCGTTAATGCCGCATATCAGGTAAAGATCATCTCCCTCTGAGATTTCTGATAATTTGGGGATGACGGTCAGAGTCGGGTGTGACAGAGGCACTAGGAgagaaaaatgtgtaaatgaatgtGCCATGAAAACAATTACCTTCTATTAATCAGAGGTCAAGGCAATGGAGAATggctgccaaaaaaaaaaaattaaaatcttcaATTACACCtgatatctctctctctctatatatatatatatatatgcaatcAATTTAGATAAATAATCTATTGAACATGTTAAATCTGGAATAAAAACTTTGCTGTTTACAAATGGTTATTCTCAGCTAAGATAATATTTAGCTTAACAGACGCATGGGAGTGGGCTCAATCTTCTCCATAAAAATCTAACTTGCAGTAAAAAAAGTGAATTACTGTATTTCCCGAAATGTGCAACTATTCCTTTAACTCAATGAAAGTTATATTTGAATGAGTTACACAGGACTGCTCAAAAATCAATCCATACTGAACATAGCTGatgatgcaaataaaaacatgcaacatgcaAAACACAGGAACATACTTGCTGAATGTTTACCTATGACAGCAGCGTTGAGTCTTTTACTGAGTGAGCCTTCCTTGTTGCTGTTCTTGGCCTCACACATGTACCTGCTTATTTCATCAGGCTTGTTGATGGTGACTGTGAAGATGGCTTGTTGATTGGGCTGCTTGACACTGGTTGTGCTCAGTGGGCTATAATCTCTCAGCAGGGTGTAGTTTATCGGCAGACTGCCGGTGTCCGACTGACAGATGATCCTAAAGGGCTGTCCTAAGACAGCCCTGCCAACCACTGACATCTTTGGAGTGGAGACAGAAACTAAAGAGGGGAAAGGAAAAGCATCAATACACCAACTCCCTGTGGACAAATCATCTAAGGCAAAAACCAAAGCCCCATTCAAATGTCTTTGTCATTCAGACATGTAGCagatatattttttgtaattccAACAATATTTCATTCCTGTAGACTGACACTTTGCAGCCTCTGTGTACAAATCATTGTCGCAGGTATTAAACCACCTTCCTATAGCGTTAATAGAAGTAACAAAAAGAACAGACGAAGCAAAATGAGAACaattaaactaaaatataaaaaaaataataaacagtacATATACTGTACCATGGCAGGTGCCACAGACTTTATGTAGTAagcacagaaaccacagaaataaaacaaaatagtttTCCTCTTCTGACAGATAGCACAGAGATGTGAAAATAACAGACTGTCAACAGCAGCATACATATGAGATCCATAAGTGTCTATGCAGTTGGCACACAAAGCACTGTTACGCAACATTCGCAGCTGCTGATGCTCACCTCTGTCTGCACTGTCTGACCATCAGGCCTTGTGCTCCAAGTGCATTAATTCAGTCATTAACTAAGATAGATGCAACCTTTTTTTCTTATGCAGTGATAGTGCTAATCCTAACCACTATGCTTCATTTTATTACACTGTGTGTAATAAATTTGGgctccttccttttcttccattctcACATTGTTTATCATGACTTCATGACTTCATCATGTCCTTTTACTCAAATGACTCTGACTAAAACGGCCGACACAAAGCTGACAAAGACGCTTACCTTTAGGACGGACAGTCAGGGTTTCACTGCGCTTCATAATGCCCTTGGCTCGGGCTACGCAGGTATAGTTGAAGTCATACTGCAGTGCCTTGATAGGGAATACTCCAGTGTTGCTTGAGGTCATTGAGGTTGTAGCCTGCTCAAGAGTGTAAGTCAGCTCTTCCTTGTTGAGTCTTTCGGTGGCAAAGCGCTCACTTTTGCAGGTTAGGGTCATATATTCCTTTTGAAAGACTTCAGCAGGAGACATGGTGAGAGTGGGTGCTGAAAACAGctctgtgggaaaaaaaaaaacacagcatgtcaTCATCCGCACTCATTTAAGAGTGTAAATGCTTATTTGTATGTAACCTGACAATGTGTATTTAAGGACAAgccaaatataaataaaagtaaaatctttTCCTCTAACCTCTGATCAGTAgattaaaaagaacaaagccTCTCGTTTTCTATCATTACCTATCAGCTCATCTGTCCTCTTGTCACTCACCAGTCACTGAAACTTTTTCTGTGACgacttttattacatttccGATCTCTAAGCTGCACTCAAAATCCCCAGGGTCTTTTGCCAGTGCGACCATGCTGTGGTTCACTTTGATGGATCCAGTGCTGAGTAGGTGGGTCCCCTGGCTCAGGTACAGGTGGATACTTTCAGAGCTGGGCTGTAACTCCCTGATGATGCACAAGATGTTGAGCTTTTCTCCTTCATAGATCTTGGACTGAGGGTAAATCTCCAAAACCGGTTTGATGGAAAGCTCTAAAGAGACAAACTCAGTGAACTAAACTTAAACAAACTGAGTGCTGcatagaattaaaaaaaacaaacaaacaaactacttACCTttcactgaaacactgacactgttgCTTTCCCCAGACTTGAAGGACTCGGTCTTTACCAGGACAGCATAGGTACAGTGAATTTTGTGCATTCCAACACTGCTGAAGAGAAAAGTGGCTTCTGATTGGTTGGAGTTGACCTGATAATTCTGGATTTCTTTTGAGTCCttgtagaagaagaagtacaAGTGCCCTGTCTCGCCGGGTGCTGTGCACGTGGCCGTTACCACCTCCTGTTCACTGACCACCGTCTTGTTAAAAGTGAGGAGTGGTTTTGACAAGCCTGAGAATCCAACATTTAAGAAACATATTGAGATGTACTTCCATAGAGCATGAACACTACCATCTTCTGCCAGTATTACAAACCTAAACACACAATTCCCATCATTTAAAATAGTTGCTCAATCATGCAAATATGGGCCTCTCTTCCAGTCTATTAACTTTATCtcaacacatttaaattcaCCTCAGACCAAACAAACCTTTCACTGTGAGTTTTTCAGCTTCGCTGGTCATCTCTTTGTCCTTGATGGTGATCTTGCACTTGTATTCTCCAATGTTGGAGACTCTGACCTCAGGCAGCGGGTACAGCAGGTCCTGTGAGGTGTTGGACGTCTTGTTGTAGATCAGGTAGCTATCCTTATATATAGCGTACTTACGGCTCAGAGCCTCCGGCCCTGAGCTGCTGATGATGGCTTTGCATCTCAAAGTCACATTGGTGTCCCGAGTCACATCAGTACTGGGTTCAATAGTCAGGGTGATGTTTCTTATCGTAAATGCTAGCAAGGGAATTAAAAAAGAAGCACTAGACTTAATAATAACCAAGCTAATTTTCCACACTGATAACAACTTTAGTGTATTTCTAAGCTTCTACATTtgacacaaaatatttattttctatcaTTAGTATATTTGaaatttgtaatatttgtgaCACCCAGTACACTTCTACATAGTGAAAGTTGGCCTGTTGACGTAAAAAAGTAAGAGTTGTGTGCACAGGATGATCAGATACATCAAGATAAACCAAGCTGAGATAAGATAAAGCTTAATAATCCCCATAGGGAAATTCaagttagcattagcattaggcAGAATTCAGAATTCATGGTTTACCCTTAACCCTTCTGTGGTgttcacatttttatctttgtgGGTCTGGTGGACCTGCTGCATTTTGGggtttttaattcaacacaatCAAAACAATTTACAAGAAATATAAATAGCATATATGGTTAATATTTGCCCTTTACCTGTGTTAGAAAATGGGTCCCACAGACCTGAACACCATACAAGGGCTAAGAGAcatgtcagtttttttgttCGTTATGTTCAAAGTTGAACCTTTCTGGCCTTTCTAGGTGAGAGGACtaataccactctcatgtctaTGTCTCATAAAGAGGGAGATACTGTAGTTTCAGTGCTTTACTTCCTGTCAAACTGTCACACATGTAAtattctactactactaccacctTCCTATAGTCTTAATAGAATTAACAAGAAGAACAGACAAAGCAAAATGAGGACAGTTAAACTAAAATAtccaacaataaataaacagtacaTATACTGTAGCATGGCAGGTGTCAAAGATTTTATGTAGTAAGCAACagagagcacagaaaaaaaggttttcctCTTCTGACGGATAGCACAGAGATGTGAAAACTCTCATCAGCAGCATACATATTATATTGAAAAGACTACCTCTACTACTACTGATGATTTCACTCCTCATTGCTCACTTTGCctgcataataaaaaaaaaaaaaaactaccaaaaAAACAGAGATTTACTATGGGCTACCAATACACAAGGAAATTCAGTGAAAATTCATCAACAGTGTCAGCATCCTAGTAGTAGACCGATATAGAAAACAAAGCTTTTATTGCACAAATGATCCAATGGTTTTTTCAAGCAACAGTAACAATAGAGAAAGGAAGATTGCTTTATCTCTAAGTGCAGCTGGACTGACTGAACCAGTGTTGGTGCCAGTACTTTAGCCATTTTTATTACAGGCCTCAGTGAGTCTATGTCTTTGGTAGAACCTGGTGCTCTGAGATCAGTGGCATCCTAAAAATGAAGGTGTCACTTgacaggaaaggaaaggcagatATACAACaactacagaaagaaaaagtttgtTCTTGTATTCCTAGTTCTAGTCTCATGAGCCGCTCATTTTCTAGTGCTGATAAAATGTAATCATGACTGtttatcatcattttctttcagGGTGTCCTCTAATTGATTACAGCAAGCTGAGTAATTCAAATGGGCATATGTGAATGATTGGAAAATCACCGGAACACATCCCTAAACCAAAGATCAGTGCAAAACCTCAAGTGGTTCACAAGCACAAACAAGTGAAATTTAATGAATGGCTCAAGGAAGGCAAGTGTTCCTGTCAATAAATGTGGAAGCAACACTCCAACTCTGctcttgttttttcatttcagcaaaaAGCTTGATCCTCAGTCTTATGTGCATCCACAAAGCAAGATACTTTTAAaagcaacagcagctcagtttTCTGCAAGAAACCAGACACAGAGCACTGGCACACGTGCTAACGCTCTTCCCCACAAGATCACCCATATGTTTGAGTCCAGCAGACAacaggctgctgctgaaacTGCGTGCAATGCAGTAAGTGCAGTGGGGTAGTAAACAAACGCAGAGAACAAGAAAAATtagaaaggaaaacacaaaccagtCACTCAGGGGACCTATCACCATTTCAGAACCTGCTGTTTCTGGCCCACAATGCAGCATCATTCAGCAGGACCTGGCAGGGCTGGTGATGAGAAAACTCAGTCATGCAAGCCAGAGATTTGCTTTGGGCTCTCAGTACACCATGGCAGTGAGGGTGGGTACACAGTGAGTTAAGTACAATTTTTCCAAGCAAAGATGAATACAgatatgtgttgttttgtttttgttcttgtttttccatACCCCATTAGTCCTCTTAATATTCCTTTAAATTTAAAGTCACCTGGACTTGTAACCATTAGATTAAATCATTGCACCTAACTGTATTAACACTACCCCAAATATGAATTATGAAATTCTACTTATGCATTGATGCATCAGCATTAgcaatttaatgaaataataGATAAGAATACATCTGTCACTGGGACCGTTTGGCTTTCAGAAGAtaggaaaataaaaattcaaatcagCTACACAAAATTTGGTGACCTTTTTCCTGGTTTCTACAAATCTTCATGCTCTTTGTCAAAtgtaacaaaaagaaacatttttttaaacttaatttgcccagtttattattttacctAAAAATTTTACAATGTAATATTATTCACATGTTGTGTTTGACTGCAAACCTTGCTTTAGTCTTTATAAAGAAGCCTATTCAGTGGTACAAAGCTCTATTACTTCACTACTTCTCTACATCAGAAATTTATAGCGGTAGCGAGACAGATCAGACTTATATCCCAGTGGTACTAAAGTTACAGTTATTtaggttgtttttctttcttccttcaaTCCTTAACACTTTTACTTGTGAAAAATTGGATCATTAATCTCTTCTGGTctctaaaacacatttaacatttaatgggAAGTAATTACTGAGGAAACCAGTCATTTAAGAAACAACCACAAATATTAGAAAACTAATGCAAGACACAACAAATATCCATACAGCAACTAAAAACatggattttatttctgtcatgaATCAGCTAATCTCTCCAAAGCATTAGCAgattttttaatcaaaaaccTAAAAGGGACTGATTCATGCCTCCCATTACCAACTCCAGAGGACAGGGAGGCGTGTGACAATGCTCCCAACATGTTCCCAACGCTTCCTCCCACCAACTTTTCCACCGTACACGACACCACTGACCAGACCGCTCCGATAACAAGCAGCAAGTTTCCACTGACTGACCATGTGTCTGTCTTGGCTTGTGTTTTTTAGTGGCCGACGCTGATTGAAAAGTATTTCAACACAAAGATCAGTAACTTTTccacatttggaaaataaagcAATTATACTAAAGCTAAATCCCACCTTATCCAGCAACCAATGACACTTCTGTTGAAGACATTTAGTAAGTTTTCTCTGTGTAAAGACAAATCTAATCCTGAAGTTAGTGTAGATACGAATGTTatgctgaacagaaaacattataCTTACATCGCTGTGCATCCACCATTCTCCCTGGATGGAAGATAAGAAGGCACCAAATTAGATACAAAATTACCAatttcccaaaaaaaaaaaagcaatccAAAGAGCTCCTATAAAGAAGATAAAAGTTGAGGAGGCTTACAGCTGGACAGGAGGGTGTAGGTGAGTAGTAGCAGGAGGCCCATTCTGACAGAGAAACACTCAAGGTCCCAATGCTGCTGGCTGCCCTGGAGGTTATTGGACTTATGACTGGGTTGGATGAATTGTGGTATGTGGGTGGCAGATCTGGATCTGGTGGGTGGGAGAGGACGCTAAAGCGGCACCCTCAGTGGTCAGCCAACGGTGGTGGTTATCACCCTGAGCAGTCGTTGGCTTGGCTTAATTTGACAGGAAGTGAGTGTTGTTTCCTCAGGATGTTAGAGCCACCGGACTCTTTGCTGTTGTGGAATGTCCTCCTCTGGTCtccatgtatgtgcatgtgtgtgtgaaatggtAGCCACAATAATGTTGAACTGCTTGGGGCGCAGTGGTCAGGTCTTGGACCTCTGACCTTGGCTGGCAGGGTTGAAGCAGGTACACAGAAGGTGGGAAGAACATTCTTTGTGGAGCAGAGCACATTTCCTGAAGTGAAGATAATGGTTTAACTCACTTACTGAAAACTGTTCTCCCTGACATAAATCTGAGCCTGGCCCCTACAGGACACTGGTACGCATACTTTTTCCAGTGTGGCTTGTCCTGGCATAGCCATGTGAAACACTGAGGAACAACATTTCTGTCCTCATTGgttcattaattaatttaagaTGGAACTcaaataaaatactgtgaaCAAAACTGAGCCTCAGAATTCAGCATTAAACTAATATAACAGTATGAAATATATAATAACACAGaaggtaaatattaaaaaaattctAATATTCTTTTTCATAACGATTTATTtcagaattattttttatttatgagaTTCAGCCAatggcagcacggtggcttggtggttagcactgttcctggttcgaaacccatcaggggcctttctgtgtggagtttgcatgttctccctgtgcttgtgtgggttttctccaggtactctggtttcctcccacagtccaaaaacatgtatgtcaggttgattggtgactctaaattgcccataggagtgagtgtgagtgtgagaggttgtctctatgtggccctgtgatggactggtgacctgtccagg
This genomic window from Mastacembelus armatus chromosome 1, fMasArm1.2, whole genome shotgun sequence contains:
- the pecam1b gene encoding platelet endothelial cell adhesion molecule isoform X10, giving the protein MGLLLLLTYTLLSSWRMVDAQRSFTIRNITLTIEPSTDVTRDTNVTLRCKAIISSSGPEALSRKYAIYKDSYLIYNKTSNTSQDLLYPLPEVRVSNIGEYKCKITIKDKEMTSEAEKLTVKGLSKPLLTFNKTVVSEQEVVTATCTAPGETGHLYFFFYKDSKEIQNYQVNSNQSEATFLFSSVGMHKIHCTYAVLVKTESFKSGESNSVSVSVKELSIKPVLEIYPQSKIYEGEKLNILCIIRELQPSSESIHLYLSQGTHLLSTGSIKVNHSMVALAKDPGDFECSLEIGNVIKVVTEKVSVTELFSAPTLTMSPAEVFQKEYMTLTCKSERFATERLNKEELTYTLEQATTSMTSSNTGVFPIKALQYDFNYTCVARAKGIMKRSETLTVRPKVSVSTPKMSVVGRAVLGQPFRIICQSDTGSLPINYTLLRDYSPLSTTSVKQPNQQAIFTVTINKPDEISRYMCEAKNSNKEGSLSKRLNAAVIVPLSHPTLTVIPKLSEISEGDDLYLICGINGTPPVTFKWYRVGNEQPLLTNTTNTNSTYYQIHKLSKEHSGIYYCEAVNHANNLVRSEKVTIDVQLALWKKALIAGFCLLLVLVLVVVCVLYFRSKRGKRQAAAELSV
- the pecam1b gene encoding platelet endothelial cell adhesion molecule isoform X1, with the protein product MGLLLLLTYTLLSSWRMVDAQRSFTIRNITLTIEPSTDVTRDTNVTLRCKAIISSSGPEALSRKYAIYKDSYLIYNKTSNTSQDLLYPLPEVRVSNIGEYKCKITIKDKEMTSEAEKLTVKGLSKPLLTFNKTVVSEQEVVTATCTAPGETGHLYFFFYKDSKEIQNYQVNSNQSEATFLFSSVGMHKIHCTYAVLVKTESFKSGESNSVSVSVKELSIKPVLEIYPQSKIYEGEKLNILCIIRELQPSSESIHLYLSQGTHLLSTGSIKVNHSMVALAKDPGDFECSLEIGNVIKVVTEKVSVTELFSAPTLTMSPAEVFQKEYMTLTCKSERFATERLNKEELTYTLEQATTSMTSSNTGVFPIKALQYDFNYTCVARAKGIMKRSETLTVRPKVSVSTPKMSVVGRAVLGQPFRIICQSDTGSLPINYTLLRDYSPLSTTSVKQPNQQAIFTVTINKPDEISRYMCEAKNSNKEGSLSKRLNAAVIVPLSHPTLTVIPKLSEISEGDDLYLICGINGTPPVTFKWYRVGNEQPLLTNTTNTNSTYYQIHKLSKEHSGIYYCEAVNHANNLVRSEKVTIDVQLALWKKALIAGFCLLLVLVLVVVCVLYFRSKRVRVPRAAVSVWSERPPEAVHDELSSVVSSEPDVEYTEVVHPQPVDPAKVPLRKGTDTVYSELKNSPHGAADPHDYQGSVEYTALNGEQPEINHYHPNINSYQDLPVPVD
- the pecam1b gene encoding platelet endothelial cell adhesion molecule isoform X5, with product MGLLLLLTYTLLSSWRMVDAQRSFTIRNITLTIEPSTDVTRDTNVTLRCKAIISSSGPEALSRKYAIYKDSYLIYNKTSNTSQDLLYPLPEVRVSNIGEYKCKITIKDKEMTSEAEKLTVKGLSKPLLTFNKTVVSEQEVVTATCTAPGETGHLYFFFYKDSKEIQNYQVNSNQSEATFLFSSVGMHKIHCTYAVLVKTESFKSGESNSVSVSVKELSIKPVLEIYPQSKIYEGEKLNILCIIRELQPSSESIHLYLSQGTHLLSTGSIKVNHSMVALAKDPGDFECSLEIGNVIKVVTEKVSVTELFSAPTLTMSPAEVFQKEYMTLTCKSERFATERLNKEELTYTLEQATTSMTSSNTGVFPIKALQYDFNYTCVARAKGIMKRSETLTVRPKVSVSTPKMSVVGRAVLGQPFRIICQSDTGSLPINYTLLRDYSPLSTTSVKQPNQQAIFTVTINKPDEISRYMCEAKNSNKEGSLSKRLNAAVIVPLSHPTLTVIPKLSEISEGDDLYLICGINGTPPVTFKWYRVGNEQPLLTNTTNTNSTYYQIHKLSKEHSGIYYCEAVNHANNLVRSEKVTIDVQLALWKKALIAGFCLLLVLVLVVVCVLYFRSKRDAVPLYDGMEGRVANGTRGSVASLPTDISNRSSYSIPATV
- the pecam1b gene encoding platelet endothelial cell adhesion molecule isoform X8 — protein: MGLLLLLTYTLLSSWRMVDAQRSFTIRNITLTIEPSTDVTRDTNVTLRCKAIISSSGPEALSRKYAIYKDSYLIYNKTSNTSQDLLYPLPEVRVSNIGEYKCKITIKDKEMTSEAEKLTVKGLSKPLLTFNKTVVSEQEVVTATCTAPGETGHLYFFFYKDSKEIQNYQVNSNQSEATFLFSSVGMHKIHCTYAVLVKTESFKSGESNSVSVSVKELSIKPVLEIYPQSKIYEGEKLNILCIIRELQPSSESIHLYLSQGTHLLSTGSIKVNHSMVALAKDPGDFECSLEIGNVIKVVTEKVSVTELFSAPTLTMSPAEVFQKEYMTLTCKSERFATERLNKEELTYTLEQATTSMTSSNTGVFPIKALQYDFNYTCVARAKGIMKRSETLTVRPKVSVSTPKMSVVGRAVLGQPFRIICQSDTGSLPINYTLLRDYSPLSTTSVKQPNQQAIFTVTINKPDEISRYMCEAKNSNKEGSLSKRLNAAVIVPLSHPTLTVIPKLSEISEGDDLYLICGINGTPPVTFKWYRVGNEQPLLTNTTNTNSTYYQIHKLSKEHSGIYYCEAVNHANNLVRSEKVTIDVQLALWKKALIAGFCLLLVLVLVVVCVLYFRSKRGKRQAAAELSVRSATL
- the pecam1b gene encoding platelet endothelial cell adhesion molecule isoform X7, translating into MGLLLLLTYTLLSSWRMVDAQRSFTIRNITLTIEPSTDVTRDTNVTLRCKAIISSSGPEALSRKYAIYKDSYLIYNKTSNTSQDLLYPLPEVRVSNIGEYKCKITIKDKEMTSEAEKLTVKGLSKPLLTFNKTVVSEQEVVTATCTAPGETGHLYFFFYKDSKEIQNYQVNSNQSEATFLFSSVGMHKIHCTYAVLVKTESFKSGESNSVSVSVKELSIKPVLEIYPQSKIYEGEKLNILCIIRELQPSSESIHLYLSQGTHLLSTGSIKVNHSMVALAKDPGDFECSLEIGNVIKVVTEKVSVTELFSAPTLTMSPAEVFQKEYMTLTCKSERFATERLNKEELTYTLEQATTSMTSSNTGVFPIKALQYDFNYTCVARAKGIMKRSETLTVRPKVSVSTPKMSVVGRAVLGQPFRIICQSDTGSLPINYTLLRDYSPLSTTSVKQPNQQAIFTVTINKPDEISRYMCEAKNSNKEGSLSKRLNAAVIVPLSHPTLTVIPKLSEISEGDDLYLICGINGTPPVTFKWYRVGNEQPLLTNTTNTNSTYYQIHKLSKEHSGIYYCEAVNHANNLVRSEKVTIDVQLALWKKALIAGFCLLLVLVLVVVCVLYFRSKRGKRQAAAELSVCQEKKLFHTR
- the pecam1b gene encoding platelet endothelial cell adhesion molecule isoform X4; this encodes MGLLLLLTYTLLSSWRMVDAQRSFTIRNITLTIEPSTDVTRDTNVTLRCKAIISSSGPEALSRKYAIYKDSYLIYNKTSNTSQDLLYPLPEVRVSNIGEYKCKITIKDKEMTSEAEKLTVKGLSKPLLTFNKTVVSEQEVVTATCTAPGETGHLYFFFYKDSKEIQNYQVNSNQSEATFLFSSVGMHKIHCTYAVLVKTESFKSGESNSVSVSVKELSIKPVLEIYPQSKIYEGEKLNILCIIRELQPSSESIHLYLSQGTHLLSTGSIKVNHSMVALAKDPGDFECSLEIGNVIKVVTEKVSVTELFSAPTLTMSPAEVFQKEYMTLTCKSERFATERLNKEELTYTLEQATTSMTSSNTGVFPIKALQYDFNYTCVARAKGIMKRSETLTVRPKVSVSTPKMSVVGRAVLGQPFRIICQSDTGSLPINYTLLRDYSPLSTTSVKQPNQQAIFTVTINKPDEISRYMCEAKNSNKEGSLSKRLNAAVIVPLSHPTLTVIPKLSEISEGDDLYLICGINGTPPVTFKWYRVGNEQPLLTNTTNTNSTYYQIHKLSKEHSGIYYCEAVNHANNLVRSEKVTIDVQLALWKKALIAGFCLLLVLVLVVVCVLYFRSKRVRVPRAAVSVWSERPPEAVHDELSSVVSSEPDVEYTEVVHPQPVDPAKGAADPHDYGSVEYTALNGEQPEINHYHPNINSYQDLPVPVD
- the pecam1b gene encoding platelet endothelial cell adhesion molecule isoform X3 — protein: MGLLLLLTYTLLSSWRMVDAQRSFTIRNITLTIEPSTDVTRDTNVTLRCKAIISSSGPEALSRKYAIYKDSYLIYNKTSNTSQDLLYPLPEVRVSNIGEYKCKITIKDKEMTSEAEKLTVKGLSKPLLTFNKTVVSEQEVVTATCTAPGETGHLYFFFYKDSKEIQNYQVNSNQSEATFLFSSVGMHKIHCTYAVLVKTESFKSGESNSVSVSVKELSIKPVLEIYPQSKIYEGEKLNILCIIRELQPSSESIHLYLSQGTHLLSTGSIKVNHSMVALAKDPGDFECSLEIGNVIKVVTEKVSVTELFSAPTLTMSPAEVFQKEYMTLTCKSERFATERLNKEELTYTLEQATTSMTSSNTGVFPIKALQYDFNYTCVARAKGIMKRSETLTVRPKVSVSTPKMSVVGRAVLGQPFRIICQSDTGSLPINYTLLRDYSPLSTTSVKQPNQQAIFTVTINKPDEISRYMCEAKNSNKEGSLSKRLNAAVIVPLSHPTLTVIPKLSEISEGDDLYLICGINGTPPVTFKWYRVGNEQPLLTNTTNTNSTYYQIHKLSKEHSGIYYCEAVNHANNLVRSEKVTIDVQLALWKKALIAGFCLLLVLVLVVVCVLYFRSKRVRVPRAAVSVWSERPPEAVHDELSSVVSSEPDVEYTEVVHPQPVDPAKGAADPHDYQGSVEYTALNGEQPEINHYHPNINSYQDLPVPVD